The Candidatus Brocadiaceae bacterium nucleotide sequence CTCGGGCGACCCCGCCGCCGGGAGCCTTTGCATCGCGTGCCGGGCCGAGGCGCGGCACTTCGACCGGGCGCGCGGGTTCGTGCTCTACGCGGAACCGATCCGATCGGTCATCCACAGCTTCAAGTTCGGGGGCAGCTACTTTTTGGGCCCGCGCGTGCTGCGCTTCATGCTGGAACGCGGCTGGTACCCGGACGGGCTGGAACCGGCCGACGCCGTGATGCCGATCCCGCTGCACCCGCGGCGCCGGCGCGAACGCGGCTACGATCAGGCCCTGCTGCTGGCCCGCGTGCTGGCCCGCCGGCTGGACCTGCCGCTGCAGGCCGGGACGCTGATCCGGACCCGCTACACCTCACAGCAGGCCCGCCTGGCCCCGCGGCAGCGCTGGGACAACGTGCGCGGCGCCTTCCGCGTCCGCTCCCGGGCCGAGGTCGCCGGACGGCGCCTGATGCTGGTGGACGACGTGCTGACGACGGCCACGACCGCGCGGGAGTGTGCACGCGTGCTCAAGCGCCACGGGGCGGCGCACGTTCAGGTGGTCACGCTGGCCCGCACCCCGCCCTGAGCGCCCGCATGCCCCGGCGGGCGGGGCGGCTACGGCACCAGGCGCACGTTGCGGATGCGCAGGGGCGCCTGCACGTTGTCGTAGAACAGCAGGGTGATCCGCCCGACCGATTCGGGGTCCTTCAGTTCGCCGCCGAACTGCCACTTCGTCGCCAGGCACTTGAACCGCGGCCCCGTGAGCGGAAAGACCACCTCCCGCCACCCGCCACCCCGCACCGTCTCGGCGGCCGACTCGAACATGGTGGCCCCCCCGGTGCCCGTCCAGAGGGCGACCGCCACGCGGACCGGCCGCGGGGACTGCAGATCGAACGCCAGCCGGCCGTGCCCGCTCGCGTCCAGCGCACGCACCAGGCTGATCGCCCACTTGTCGTACAGCCCGGCCTCCTGCCGGACCATGACGGCGGCTCCCGGCTCCACGCTCACCGTGGCCGGGTTCGCCCAGGACTCGGCGCGCCAGAGCAGGGCCTCGCCGGGAGCGTCGATCACCGCACCCAGCGGCGCCGCCCCGGACGCAGGCGCAACGGCCTCCGGCACGGGCCGCCGGCGCGGCCTGGCGGGCCG carries:
- a CDS encoding ComF family protein: MPEPSPLGTTLAGLRRAAHLALDWFYPRHCCHCGLPLAEFDARTLCADCTADLRALRITGTVCDVCGVPLSGDPAAGSLCIACRAEARHFDRARGFVLYAEPIRSVIHSFKFGGSYFLGPRVLRFMLERGWYPDGLEPADAVMPIPLHPRRRRERGYDQALLLARVLARRLDLPLQAGTLIRTRYTSQQARLAPRQRWDNVRGAFRVRSRAEVAGRRLMLVDDVLTTATTARECARVLKRHGAAHVQVVTLARTPP